CGATAGAAATTGCCAGTCCGGCGGCGCCACCCAGCAGGGAGATAAAGATCGACTCAAACAGAAACTGGCTGATGATATGTACTTTCCTCGCCCCGATCGCCTTTTTAAGACCGATCTCACGGGTGCGTTCTTTCACCACCACAAACATGATATTCGCCACACCCACCCCTGCGATCATCAGCGTGAAAAATCCAACGGTAAAGAGAAAATACTCCAGGCCGACCGCAACTGCACGCGTCATCTTTTCATCCTCGATAAAATCCCACATCGGGATCGCCTCGTTATCTTCCGGGTGAAAATTGTATTTGGCCGACAGATAGTTGATCACCCCTTCTTTGACCTGGGGCTGAAGGGATGGATCCCCCGGCCGGATCAGAATGGAGCCCACGGTTTGGTTGCCGTAAAGGTTCCTGAATGAACTGTACGGAATAATGGCCCGGTTAGCATCCGGTCCGTTATTCATGGACGTTTGCATTTTGGGTTCCATCACGCCAATCACCGTAAACGGCACACCGTTCAGTTTTACTTCACCGCCTATCGGGTCTTTATCGCCGAAAAGCGTGACGGCAATTTCATCCCCGAGAAATAACACCTTCCGGTTCTGTTCGATATCCATCTCGTTGATGAAACGTCCGCCCGAAGCGGGATACATCGTACGCATAATTTCAAAATCGGGCCCAACCCCCTCCATATAGGTTGTGGTGATATTTCCGTCATGTTCGAGGCGCATGCCCCAGCGCCCATACTGCGGGCTTGAGTACTCAATACCCGGAACCGCGCGTCTGATCTGTTCCACATCTGCCTCGGTAAAACGGATCGGCCGGCCCATCGGCAGGCCGTCGTACGCCATACCGGTCTGACCGCCATATACGATGATCACCTGGTTTCCGGCTCCCAGCATT
The window above is part of the Rhodohalobacter sp. SW132 genome. Proteins encoded here:
- a CDS encoding ABC transporter permease; amino-acid sequence: MFRNLISEFFADLNRQKLRSSLTLIAIGWGTLSVIILLAFGRGLGTGMLNGMLGAGNQVIIVYGGQTGMAYDGLPMGRPIRFTEADVEQIRRAVPGIEYSSPQYGRWGMRLEHDGNITTTYMEGVGPDFEIMRTMYPASGGRFINEMDIEQNRKVLFLGDEIAVTLFGDKDPIGGEVKLNGVPFTVIGVMEPKMQTSMNNGPDANRAIIPYSSFRNLYGNQTVGSILIRPGDPSLQPQVKEGVINYLSAKYNFHPEDNEAIPMWDFIEDEKMTRAVAVGLEYFLFTVGFFTLMIAGVGVANIMFVVVKERTREIGLKKAIGARKVHIISQFLFESIFISLLGGAAGLAISIGIVEFVLSLNLNEGAGEFLGQPEISAVSVIVTTGVLVLIGVLAGIFPAIKAARLDPVESLRYE